The window CGAATGGAACAATACTATAATCGGAAGATTCTTAACGGTTAAACTTATCCTTAATTCGCACTTCTTGCTACTTTGAAGTTCGAACTTAATCCTACTAAAAATATATATAGTAATTAACTTGTATTAGTATCTAGCGACCACGATTGCTCGTTGTAAAGAACTATATACCAATACCAAGGCAGACCGATAGCGAGTTCTGGACAGCTGATAGAATAGATCATATTAGGAGATTGGCTCTAACAGGAAAGCCACACAAAATATTTCCCCATTATGATACACTTAGAGTATTAGATAGAATAAACTTCAAAAGGGAGAACACCTCAGTTTCTGAATCCCCTTCATCTAAAATTTCAACAAGTGTTGCCGGGATACCTGTCTCAGCACCCCTTTACCTAGGTGATATGTCTTACGGAGCTTTAAGTGGAAACCCTAATATAGCAATAGCGAAAGTTGCAGATATAACCGAAACCTTAGCTGGTACAGGTGAGGGAGGGTTACATCCTGAGGTGGGCAAGTCAAAGAGGATTTTCATTCAATGGGCTTCTGCACGTTTTGGTGTTGACATGGATGTGTTAATGAAAGGTGCAGCTATAGTAATAAAAATAGGACAAGGAGCTAAACCAGGTATAGGAGGTCATCTACCCGGTAGTAAAGTGACAGACCCGATATCCTTAACTAGAAGGATTCCTGTTGGAATAGACGCTATATCTCCAGCTCCACACCATGACATTTATTCTATAGAAGATCTAGGGCAAAGAATAGAGGCGCTAAAGGAAGCAACGGGTAAACCTGTATTTGTTAAAGTAGCTGCAACAAACTACATACCTTACATTGTTTCAGGAATAGCTAGAATGGGTGCAGATGGTGTAATTATTGATGGGCATGGTGCAGGGACAGGGGCAACGCCTACAGTTATAAGAGATAATCTGGGAATACCAATAGAGCTTGCAGTTGCAATTTCTGATAAAGTACTTAAGGCACAGGGAATGAGGGATAACTTCACTGTTATAGCAGCAGGAAGGATTGCAAATGCTACAGATGCTGCAAAACTAATTGCACTCGGTGCAGATGTTGTGAGTGTTGGTACTGGAGCTTTGATAGCAATGGGTTGTGTTATGGTTCATAAGTGCCATATTGGCTCTTGTCCCACTGCTCTCACCAATAAGATAGATGGGACTAGGATGTTTGAAGTGGAGTTTGGTGTTAAGGTTTTGACTAATTTTGTGAGGGGGTTCTCTCTAGAACTAGCTAACATATTGGATAACTTAGGTATATCTGATGTGAGAAATCTGAAGGGTAGGAAGGATCTCCTGATCGGTAAAGGTCTATCCAGGGAAACATTAGAAGTGTTAGGTATTGATGGGGAGGAAGAGGAGCTTCCACCTAAACTAGGAGAGTTATGGACCAAGAGAAGAAAGGCTTATCTCCACGAATTAATAAACAAGGGAGATCCTGTAATAACAAGTATGGGGAGTACCTCACCACCTGACGTGGAAAAACCTGCTAGAATATTAGACTGGATTAGGTCTGACGGTGCACAGGTTACTAGACCTTCTATTGATCCGTACAGGGAAGACATAGATACAAGTTTCTACTTGAACCATGGTAGACTCTACTTATCACTCCCAATAATCTTTGACATTACAGAGGCTGATGAAGATACAAAAGAGGCATTAAGTTGGGCGTCATTTGCATTGAGCTCTGCAGTATTTACAACCGAAACAAACACTAAATACAGGGACGTTTCCATAAGTCTAGATGGTAAAGGGGCTTTAAACTGGAGTGACGGGTATAAGTTTGGATATTACATTAGACTACCCTCCAGTCCTGAAGCTGTAGAGAAAGTTGTTGAGCTTAAGGGTGTACCTGGGTTTATAATTGATGAAGATTTAGGCGGAGAAGACCTTGAAATAGTTATCTCAGATGTTGATACTAAATTAAAGGAACTAGGAGTGAGAAGAAGATTTGACATCTTAGCTAAATCCTCAAAACTAAGAGATTCTGGAGACGCGTTTAAGCTAGTGGGTTTAGGTGCAGATTCAGTTATAATGAGCCATAAGATCTTAGATGTGGCAATTGGAGAGGGAAGTCGTAGCTCCCTGAAGGATAAGGCATTTAATTTAGTTGCGGGCTTCAAAAAGGAAATAGCTCTATTGGCAGGGGCAGCAGGAGTTTACAGTGTCCAATCCACTTTACTTGGAAATAGGGAGTTACTTAGAGCTGTGAATCTAAACTCGTACATCCTTAAAAGGCTCAGAATCAGAGTGGCTGGTTCCCTATGATTCACCCTTCTGGTTGTGGAGTTTTAGGTATTTTAAGGAAAAGACATGCTGAGCAAATACAGGGAAGCTCGGTCGTAAGAGCAATAGAAAAAGTAAGGTATAGGGGAAGTGATAGGGGAGCAGGTTTCGCAGTCTTTAATCTACATAGGAAGAATGTCTACACAATAAGGGCTTTTAGTGAAGAGGATGCTAATGAAATAAAGTCATTACTGGAGTCTCAGGGTCTTAAAATAAAAGATTCTAGGTTAAACTATATTAATGAAGAGATCTGTGACTGCAATTTTGAAGTTGTTATTGATGATGTGACAAAAGCCAGAAAGGCTTTCAGAAATATTAATGAAATAATTTGGGGTAGTAAGGAAGGAAAAAGAGGTAGAATATATAGCATCGGTTCCTCACTAAGTGTGTTCAAAGGAGTTGGTTACCCAAAGGACATTTCTAAGATGTATGATGTGGAGAAGTTAGCAGGTGATTTATGGCTAGCTCACACAAGACAGCCTACAAATTCTCCAGGTCACTTTCCATACTGGTCTCACCCATTCTCTACATTTAACATTGCAATAGTCCATAACGGTGACATAAGTTCTTTTGGTGCGAATCTAGAGTTTTTAAAGGAGAGGGGATGGGAAGGATTCGTGGGTACAGATAGTGAAGTAATAGCTTTCTTGTTCGAGGAATTGTTAAGTGAAGGTTTCTCTATTGAGGAAGTAGTAAAGATAATGGTTAATCCTTCTAGAAGGCTAAATGTAATAGACCCGTCTTTGGACTACACCTACAGGAACGCTAGGTTAGATGGACCATTTACGGCAGTCATTGGCTATGATTCAGGAGACGACTTATACTTAATTGCAATTGCCGATAGAGCTAAATTCAGACCAGCGATTGTGGGTGAGGATGAAAACTAC is drawn from Sulfolobus acidocaldarius SUSAZ and contains these coding sequences:
- a CDS encoding glutamate synthase → MLVVKNYIPIPRQTDSEFWTADRIDHIRRLALTGKPHKIFPHYDTLRVLDRINFKRENTSVSESPSSKISTSVAGIPVSAPLYLGDMSYGALSGNPNIAIAKVADITETLAGTGEGGLHPEVGKSKRIFIQWASARFGVDMDVLMKGAAIVIKIGQGAKPGIGGHLPGSKVTDPISLTRRIPVGIDAISPAPHHDIYSIEDLGQRIEALKEATGKPVFVKVAATNYIPYIVSGIARMGADGVIIDGHGAGTGATPTVIRDNLGIPIELAVAISDKVLKAQGMRDNFTVIAAGRIANATDAAKLIALGADVVSVGTGALIAMGCVMVHKCHIGSCPTALTNKIDGTRMFEVEFGVKVLTNFVRGFSLELANILDNLGISDVRNLKGRKDLLIGKGLSRETLEVLGIDGEEEELPPKLGELWTKRRKAYLHELINKGDPVITSMGSTSPPDVEKPARILDWIRSDGAQVTRPSIDPYREDIDTSFYLNHGRLYLSLPIIFDITEADEDTKEALSWASFALSSAVFTTETNTKYRDVSISLDGKGALNWSDGYKFGYYIRLPSSPEAVEKVVELKGVPGFIIDEDLGGEDLEIVISDVDTKLKELGVRRRFDILAKSSKLRDSGDAFKLVGLGADSVIMSHKILDVAIGEGSRSSLKDKAFNLVAGFKKEIALLAGAAGVYSVQSTLLGNRELLRAVNLNSYILKRLRIRVAGSL